In one Mycobacterium heckeshornense genomic region, the following are encoded:
- a CDS encoding STAS domain-containing protein, with protein sequence MSDSSTDLATATAATQAAGISSEGLLPQLVQHLRQNRTALREEWARRITEAELLTAMSPEELFSEATAVYDNYVEVLETGSVEALQAYARDLSERIIPRGVETDEVVGIVLLLRDVLARSLFEKYQSDFDLLNRVLDAYEPAANRIANTVAVSFVQERERIIRQQQEAIRELSTPVLQVREQLLILPIIGVLDSQRARQLTEQLLRAIRNNRAKVVVIDITGVPTIDSTVANHLVQTVDASGLMGASVIITGLSSEIALTLVTIGLDLSKMNAVGDLQGGIEEAERLLGYEVTRTGEQSG encoded by the coding sequence ATGTCTGATTCGTCGACAGACTTGGCGACCGCCACCGCCGCCACCCAGGCAGCCGGCATCTCCAGTGAGGGTCTGCTGCCACAGCTGGTGCAACACCTGCGCCAAAACCGAACCGCGCTGCGTGAGGAGTGGGCACGCCGGATCACCGAGGCCGAACTGCTCACCGCGATGTCACCGGAGGAGCTGTTCTCGGAGGCCACCGCCGTCTACGACAACTACGTCGAGGTGCTCGAGACCGGCAGCGTCGAAGCACTGCAGGCCTACGCCCGCGACCTCTCCGAGCGGATCATTCCCCGAGGCGTAGAGACCGACGAAGTCGTCGGCATCGTGCTGCTGCTGCGTGACGTGCTCGCGCGCTCGCTGTTCGAGAAATACCAATCGGACTTCGACCTACTCAACCGCGTGCTCGACGCTTACGAGCCGGCCGCGAACCGCATCGCCAACACGGTGGCGGTCAGCTTCGTCCAGGAACGCGAGCGGATCATCCGCCAGCAGCAGGAGGCCATCCGCGAGCTGTCCACCCCGGTGCTGCAGGTTCGTGAGCAACTGCTGATCCTGCCGATCATCGGCGTTCTCGACAGCCAGCGCGCCCGCCAACTCACCGAGCAGTTGTTGCGAGCCATTCGCAACAACCGCGCCAAGGTCGTTGTCATCGACATCACCGGTGTACCGACCATCGACTCGACCGTGGCCAATCACCTGGTGCAGACGGTCGACGCGTCGGGGCTGATGGGTGCCAGCGTGATCATCACCGGGCTCTCGTCGGAGATCGCCCTGACGTTGGTGACAATCGGGCTCGATCTGTCGAAGATGAATGCGGTCGGCGACTTGCAGGGCGGCATCGAGGAGGCAGAACGCCTGCTGGGCTACGAAGTGACCCGCACCGGCGAGCAGAGCGGATAA
- a CDS encoding cupin domain-containing protein translates to MTELPDWARPLDLAPNPEGGWFKQMWRSDVTVSQSALPPDYTGPRSAATSILLLLMPGQPSAWHTVRSAELWLHHRGSPLLLDIGAERRSATTHVLGSDILAGERPQVLVPPRHWQRARPRDDEPSLVSCVVVPGFDYADFALGVSD, encoded by the coding sequence ATGACGGAACTCCCCGATTGGGCTCGCCCACTGGACTTGGCGCCCAACCCTGAGGGTGGCTGGTTTAAACAGATGTGGCGCAGCGATGTGACCGTCAGTCAGTCCGCGTTGCCGCCGGACTACACCGGCCCGCGCAGCGCCGCAACGTCGATCCTGCTACTACTCATGCCCGGCCAGCCGTCGGCTTGGCACACCGTGCGCAGCGCCGAGCTGTGGCTGCACCACCGGGGTAGCCCGTTACTGCTCGATATTGGCGCCGAACGCCGCAGCGCCACAACGCATGTGCTTGGAAGTGACATTCTGGCCGGTGAGCGACCGCAGGTGCTGGTGCCGCCCCGCCACTGGCAGCGGGCACGCCCGCGCGACGACGAACCGAGCCTGGTCAGCTGCGTGGTGGTGCCCGGTTTCGACTACGCCGACTTCGCGCTCGGCGTCAGCGATTAG
- a CDS encoding STAS domain-containing protein, which produces MSATDPISISIGNRDDVVVLAVAGEVDLVTIPALEDAIGGVIGDNPAGLVIDLTAVEFLASAGLRLLAATHEEVSKSAPFAVVARGPATRRPIQLTGLDEAFPLYQTLEEALSDVRDGKLKR; this is translated from the coding sequence TTGTCTGCTACGGATCCGATCTCCATCTCAATTGGCAATCGCGACGACGTCGTCGTGCTCGCCGTCGCCGGTGAAGTCGATCTGGTCACCATTCCCGCCCTGGAAGACGCCATCGGTGGTGTGATCGGCGACAATCCAGCGGGACTGGTCATCGACCTCACGGCTGTCGAATTCCTGGCGTCGGCCGGGCTTCGGCTACTGGCCGCCACCCACGAGGAAGTCAGCAAATCAGCGCCGTTCGCTGTCGTGGCCCGCGGTCCGGCAACCCGGCGGCCGATTCAGCTGACCGGCCTCGACGAGGCTTTTCCGCTGTATCAGACGCTGGAAGAGGCGCTAAGCGACGTGCGCGACGGCAAGCTCAAACGCTGA
- a CDS encoding TIGR03621 family F420-dependent LLM class oxidoreductase → MSMTFRFGVGIHSIKNPSALREKARRLEGFGFDVIYVPDHLGAPAPFPALTAIAAATTKVRVGTYVLNACFYKPALLARDVAALEVLSEGRIDLGLGAGYVREEFEAAELPYPSARERVDYLEHVTAYLREHLPSVPILIAGNGDRLLTVAARHADIVGLTGANPRGVNGALAERVEFVRTAANDRDLQLDLAITAVPTDNSGIPNLSLTRRYAPGLSDEQLLALPAVLSGSPRDIADTLRRYRETYGLTSFSVQEVHAETFAKVIAELR, encoded by the coding sequence ATGAGCATGACCTTTCGTTTCGGAGTGGGCATCCACTCGATCAAAAACCCAAGCGCGCTGCGTGAGAAGGCCCGTCGGCTGGAAGGATTCGGGTTCGACGTCATTTACGTGCCCGATCATCTGGGCGCACCGGCGCCATTTCCCGCACTGACCGCCATCGCCGCCGCCACCACGAAAGTCCGAGTCGGTACTTACGTACTCAATGCGTGTTTCTACAAACCGGCCTTGCTCGCCCGCGACGTCGCCGCGCTGGAGGTGCTCAGCGAAGGCCGTATTGACCTGGGCCTGGGTGCCGGCTACGTGCGAGAAGAATTCGAGGCCGCTGAACTTCCCTATCCGAGCGCCCGCGAGCGCGTCGACTACCTCGAGCACGTCACCGCATACCTGCGGGAGCACCTGCCCAGCGTGCCGATCCTCATCGCCGGCAACGGCGACCGGCTGCTGACCGTGGCCGCACGCCATGCCGACATCGTCGGCCTCACCGGCGCAAACCCGCGCGGCGTCAACGGGGCGCTGGCCGAACGCGTCGAGTTCGTCCGCACAGCGGCGAACGATCGAGATTTGCAGCTGGACTTAGCGATCACCGCCGTGCCCACCGACAACTCCGGGATACCGAATTTGTCGCTGACTCGACGCTATGCGCCCGGCTTATCGGACGAGCAATTGCTGGCGCTGCCCGCGGTGCTCAGCGGGTCACCGCGCGATATCGCCGACACTTTGCGGCGCTACCGCGAGACTTACGGATTGACATCGTTCAGCGTGCAGGAGGTTCACGCCGAGACGTTCGCGAAGGTGATCGCCGAACTGCGGTGA
- a CDS encoding Nramp family divalent metal transporter produces the protein MAQNTLTRAKTGWYLLGPAFVAAIAYVDPGNVAANASSGAQFGYLLLWVIVTANLMAGLVQYLSAKLGLVTGRSLPEAVGERMNRPARLAYWVQAELVAMATDLAEVVGGAIALRILFGLPLLVGGLVTGVVSLLLLAIRDRRGQRLFEQLITGLLLLIAIGFTASFFVATPPPGAVLGGLVPRFDGTESVLLAAAILGATVMPHAVYLHSGLARDRHGHPDAGPPRRWLLRVTRWDVALAMMVAGGVNAAMLLVAALNMQGRGGTGSIEGAYAAVRDTVSPLIAVFFAIGLLVSGLASASVGAYAGAMIMQGLLYRSVPMLARRLVTLTPAMLILAWGFDPTRALVLSQVVLSFGIPFALFPLVLLTSNRAVMGADTNHRLTTAVGWAVALMISLLNVILVYLTVGG, from the coding sequence TTGGCGCAGAACACCCTGACACGGGCCAAGACAGGCTGGTATCTGCTCGGGCCGGCATTCGTCGCCGCCATCGCCTACGTCGACCCCGGCAACGTCGCAGCCAACGCCAGCTCCGGCGCCCAGTTCGGCTATCTGCTGCTGTGGGTGATCGTCACCGCGAACCTGATGGCCGGGCTGGTGCAATACCTGTCGGCGAAGCTGGGGCTGGTCACCGGGCGCTCGCTGCCGGAGGCCGTTGGCGAGCGGATGAATCGCCCCGCCCGGCTGGCCTACTGGGTGCAGGCCGAACTGGTGGCGATGGCCACCGACCTGGCTGAAGTCGTCGGCGGGGCGATCGCACTGCGCATCTTGTTCGGCCTGCCGCTGCTGGTCGGCGGGCTGGTCACCGGGGTCGTGTCGTTGCTGCTGCTGGCCATCCGAGACCGGCGCGGGCAGCGCTTGTTCGAGCAACTGATCACCGGATTGCTGTTGCTTATCGCGATCGGCTTCACCGCCAGCTTCTTTGTCGCCACACCGCCGCCGGGGGCGGTGCTCGGCGGGCTGGTGCCCCGCTTCGACGGCACCGAAAGCGTGCTGCTGGCCGCCGCGATCCTGGGCGCCACCGTGATGCCGCACGCCGTCTACCTGCATTCGGGTCTGGCCCGCGACCGGCACGGGCATCCCGATGCGGGGCCGCCCCGGCGCTGGCTGCTGCGGGTCACCCGCTGGGATGTCGCGCTGGCGATGATGGTCGCGGGCGGCGTCAACGCCGCCATGCTGCTGGTGGCCGCGCTTAACATGCAGGGTCGCGGCGGCACGGGTTCCATCGAGGGCGCGTATGCGGCGGTGCGCGATACCGTCAGTCCGCTGATTGCGGTGTTTTTCGCCATCGGGTTGCTGGTGTCGGGTTTGGCTTCGGCGTCGGTGGGCGCGTACGCCGGCGCCATGATCATGCAGGGATTGCTGTACCGGTCGGTGCCGATGCTGGCGCGTCGGCTGGTCACATTGACACCGGCCATGCTGATTCTGGCGTGGGGCTTCGATCCGACCCGCGCGCTGGTGTTGTCCCAAGTGGTGCTGTCGTTCGGCATACCGTTCGCGCTGTTTCCGCTGGTGCTGCTGACCAGCAATCGTGCGGTCATGGGCGCCGACACCAACCACCGCCTCACCACGGCGGTCGGCTGGGCGGTCGCGCTGATGATTAGCCTGCTTAATGTGATTTTGGTGTACCTGACGGTGGGGGGCTGA
- a CDS encoding ATP-binding protein, with protein sequence MADEIVVDVGHPDDIVAARQAGHKLARDLGFSLTDVTMIATAISEVARNITSYAGSGTIRVAVEDRDGRTALVVRAEDEGPGITDVDRALEDGYSTGRGLGLGLPGARRLMDRLIVESTPGRGTLVEMWKWVPAGA encoded by the coding sequence GTGGCGGATGAGATCGTCGTGGACGTGGGCCATCCCGATGACATCGTCGCCGCACGTCAGGCAGGGCATAAACTCGCCCGTGATCTCGGGTTCTCGTTAACCGACGTCACCATGATCGCCACCGCGATCTCCGAAGTCGCACGCAACATCACCAGCTACGCCGGTAGCGGGACGATTCGGGTTGCCGTCGAGGATCGGGACGGCCGAACGGCGCTGGTGGTGCGCGCCGAAGACGAAGGCCCCGGCATCACCGACGTCGACCGGGCGCTCGAGGACGGCTATTCGACCGGGCGCGGGCTCGGGCTGGGCCTGCCCGGTGCGCGCCGCCTGATGGACCGGTTGATCGTGGAATCCACGCCGGGTCGGGGAACACTGGTCGAAATGTGGAAATGGGTTCCGGCCGGTGCGTGA
- a CDS encoding SRPBCC family protein has protein sequence MAKLSGSIDVPLLPEEAWSHAADLSRYKEWLTIHRVWRSKLPEKLEKGTVVESIVEVKGMPNRIKWTIVHFKPPEAMTLNGDGVGGVKVKLLAKVKPKGNGSVVSFDVHLGGPALFGPIGMLVAGALKSDIRESLQRFVRVFADA, from the coding sequence ATGGCCAAACTCTCCGGATCAATCGACGTGCCGTTGCTGCCCGAGGAGGCCTGGTCGCACGCCGCTGACCTGTCGCGTTACAAGGAATGGCTGACCATTCACCGGGTATGGCGGAGCAAGCTGCCCGAAAAGCTGGAAAAGGGCACCGTGGTCGAATCGATCGTCGAGGTCAAAGGTATGCCCAACCGGATCAAGTGGACGATCGTTCACTTCAAGCCGCCCGAAGCGATGACCCTCAACGGTGACGGTGTGGGCGGTGTCAAGGTCAAGCTGCTCGCCAAGGTCAAGCCCAAGGGCAACGGTTCGGTCGTCAGCTTCGACGTTCACCTTGGCGGTCCGGCCCTGTTCGGGCCAATCGGCATGCTGGTTGCCGGCGCTCTCAAGAGCGATATCCGCGAGTCGCTGCAAAGATTCGTCAGGGTGTTCGCCGACGCCTGA
- a CDS encoding SpoIIE family protein phosphatase has translation MREHGRLGPIEWAAAGRPRPGEQVCGDHQVAVELGDDAALFAVLDGLGHGTEAAAAALRAAQVLRGSPAEPLEALVRLCHHALANTRGVAMTLARIDFEAGVLHWTGVGNVAANLVAKAASGVDVRSSARLTGGIVGYRLPEIPPLQPVSIRPGDLLIIASDGIDENHFDSIDFAAPATTIAEQILDRHGKNTDDALVLAARHRGFPS, from the coding sequence GTGCGTGAACACGGTCGACTGGGGCCGATCGAGTGGGCGGCAGCGGGCCGCCCACGACCGGGAGAGCAAGTTTGCGGAGACCATCAGGTGGCTGTCGAACTCGGCGATGATGCGGCCCTGTTCGCCGTGCTGGACGGGCTCGGTCACGGCACCGAGGCCGCCGCCGCGGCGTTGCGTGCCGCGCAGGTGCTGCGCGGTTCGCCCGCCGAGCCGCTCGAAGCCTTGGTCCGGCTCTGCCACCACGCCTTGGCCAACACCAGGGGCGTCGCCATGACGTTGGCGAGAATCGATTTCGAGGCCGGCGTGCTGCACTGGACGGGCGTGGGTAACGTCGCCGCCAACCTGGTCGCCAAGGCGGCCAGCGGCGTCGACGTCCGCTCCAGCGCACGCCTGACCGGCGGCATCGTGGGCTACCGGCTACCGGAAATCCCGCCTCTTCAACCGGTTTCGATTCGCCCCGGCGATCTGCTGATCATCGCCAGTGACGGCATTGACGAGAACCACTTCGACAGCATTGATTTCGCCGCACCGGCAACGACGATCGCTGAGCAGATTTTGGATAGGCATGGCAAGAATACCGACGACGCACTGGTGCTTGCCGCGCGTCACCGAGGCTTCCCGTCATGA
- a CDS encoding GAF and ANTAR domain-containing protein yields the protein MAEVSNHELAIRMAELARAMAPPRGVDDVLVCVTDAAVELIPGADTAGVLLVASGRKFQSLFGTSDLVYKLDELQAKYNEGPCVDAAHNELMLRTDDFATELRWPNFSHAASEIGVRSCLSYKLYAGERSAGALNVFGLRPHAFDAEAEAIGSVLGAHAAAAILASRHDQQLRSALNSRDVIGQAKGILMERFDVDAVRAFDMLRELSQTMNIRLAEIAQRVVDTRGD from the coding sequence ATGGCCGAGGTGTCCAACCACGAGCTGGCGATACGCATGGCAGAACTGGCTCGCGCGATGGCACCGCCGCGTGGCGTTGACGACGTGCTGGTCTGTGTGACCGATGCAGCAGTCGAGTTGATACCAGGTGCCGACACTGCAGGTGTGCTGTTGGTCGCCTCCGGTCGCAAGTTTCAATCCCTGTTCGGCACCTCTGACCTTGTCTACAAACTGGACGAACTACAGGCGAAATACAATGAGGGTCCTTGTGTCGACGCCGCGCACAACGAATTGATGTTGCGCACAGATGATTTCGCCACTGAGCTGCGTTGGCCCAACTTTTCGCATGCGGCTAGCGAGATCGGGGTGCGCAGTTGTCTGTCGTACAAGCTTTACGCCGGTGAGCGTAGCGCCGGCGCACTGAATGTTTTCGGTTTACGACCGCACGCATTCGACGCTGAAGCCGAAGCTATCGGCTCGGTGCTGGGCGCGCATGCGGCCGCGGCAATTTTGGCCAGCCGCCATGACCAGCAGCTCCGGTCGGCGCTGAACAGCAGGGATGTCATCGGTCAGGCGAAGGGCATCCTCATGGAGCGCTTCGATGTCGATGCCGTGCGCGCATTCGACATGCTGCGCGAGTTATCGCAAACCATGAATATCCGGCTGGCCGAAATCGCGCAGCGCGTCGTCGATACGCGCGGCGACTGA
- a CDS encoding STAS domain-containing protein — MPVPILKQGAILIATVQAALTDSDTERLRQDLMERVNRFRAQGIIVDVTAIDVMDSFAARSLRTIAHMTRLRGADTVIVGLQPEVAFAMVQLGLAFDGMHTALDLEEGLALLNGRLARRRATIGRDSGG, encoded by the coding sequence ATGCCAGTACCCATCTTGAAGCAGGGCGCGATCCTGATCGCCACGGTCCAAGCCGCGCTCACCGACTCCGACACCGAGCGGCTGCGGCAAGACCTCATGGAACGGGTCAACCGGTTCCGGGCGCAGGGCATCATCGTCGACGTCACCGCGATCGACGTGATGGACTCGTTCGCCGCCCGGTCGCTGCGCACGATCGCGCACATGACCCGGCTGCGCGGCGCCGACACCGTGATCGTCGGCCTGCAGCCCGAGGTCGCCTTTGCGATGGTGCAGCTTGGGCTCGCGTTCGACGGTATGCACACTGCGCTGGACCTCGAAGAGGGACTGGCCCTGCTGAACGGACGGCTCGCGCGGCGAAGAGCGACCATTGGACGCGACAGTGGCGGATGA
- a CDS encoding SDR family oxidoreductase, protein MILDSFRLDDKVAIITGAGRGLGAAIAVAFAEVGADVVIASRTQSQLEAVADQVRGTGRRAHVVAADLAHPEATAQLAGQAVDAFGKLDIVVNNVGGTMPNTLLTTSTKDLKDAFTFNVATAHALTTAAVPLMLEHSGGGSIINITSTMGRLAGRGFAAYGTAKAALTHYTRLAALDLCPRIRVNAIAPGSIVTSALDVVASNDELRKPMEQATPLRRLGDPVDIAAAAVYLASPAGGFLTGKILEVDGGLTFPNLDLSIPDL, encoded by the coding sequence GTGATCCTTGACAGCTTTCGACTCGACGACAAAGTCGCCATCATCACCGGTGCCGGCCGCGGACTGGGTGCGGCCATCGCCGTAGCGTTCGCCGAAGTCGGCGCCGACGTTGTCATCGCGTCCCGAACCCAATCCCAGCTCGAGGCGGTCGCCGACCAGGTGCGTGGCACCGGGCGGCGTGCCCACGTGGTGGCCGCCGACCTCGCCCACCCGGAGGCGACCGCGCAGCTGGCCGGTCAGGCCGTCGACGCGTTCGGGAAACTAGACATCGTCGTCAACAACGTCGGCGGAACCATGCCCAACACGCTGCTGACCACGTCCACCAAAGACCTCAAAGACGCGTTCACCTTCAACGTCGCCACCGCGCACGCGTTGACCACCGCGGCGGTACCGCTGATGCTCGAACACTCCGGCGGCGGCAGCATCATCAACATCACCTCGACCATGGGCCGGCTGGCCGGACGGGGTTTCGCCGCCTACGGCACCGCCAAGGCCGCGCTGACCCATTACACCCGGCTGGCCGCGCTGGATCTGTGCCCGCGGATCCGGGTCAACGCCATCGCGCCCGGCTCGATTGTCACCTCGGCCCTGGACGTGGTGGCCTCCAACGACGAGCTGCGAAAGCCGATGGAACAGGCGACGCCTCTGCGCCGCCTCGGCGACCCCGTCGACATCGCTGCTGCCGCAGTATATTTGGCATCTCCGGCCGGCGGCTTTTTGACTGGCAAGATCCTCGAGGTCGACGGCGGCCTCACCTTTCCCAACCTCGACCTATCGATCCCGGACCTGTAG
- a CDS encoding SpoIIE family protein phosphatase, translated as MTDPAEFHARYADALRAHLQERGEASLAVGHELGRQALQHRISMLDIIENHFQLVGELSKNSHFDAPAALHFLLQTLAALDVATRGFLDSARRYEEQRARADRLADRDEFRSALVNSLQEGFFVADHRGAVIEINDAFGEITGYAADGLPYRWPHPWLVDRKTANHQQALLVQGGSVAYETPIRHRDGHLTWVAVSINAVTEYAAEKDVYVGTIRDITAQRAFAARESAVLRLATAVSVAKNVDEVLSITLDECRMALDVQRVIAVMWPTNGGEPTIRVAGEPAESSWRELDPLLRQTFETARNQLPLTVQTVEWADTPGKSRGVIAVLSGAGDVALWLELRVPRWISAEDRLLVTVLVGHLGLAIQHVRQFETARNTSLTLQRAMLPSMQPPAGFAVRYEPAVPPLEIGGDWYDVLSLDENRIGIVVGDCVGRGLPAAAVMGQLRSSARALLLTGAEPALLLEDLDAAAEVIPGAYCTTVFLAILDFKTGLLRYSNAGHMPALFATRDAGTTLLAEARSVPLAVHRDHPRPQASQVLPPGSTLIVFTDGLIERKHESIDAGIARVAKVLTDTMDLPVDHLADAVLRELAPAAGYDDDVAMVVYRCPQAALRLETGAAAAELADVRDRLTAWLESCAVPGPLIADVVLAVYEACANSAEHAYRGLSTGQVRVDVDIAGGEIRARVADSGSWKTPPPESGPRGQGLKLINAVSDRVELDSGESGTTITMSFRLPSAPTN; from the coding sequence ATGACCGACCCGGCGGAGTTTCACGCCCGTTATGCCGACGCGCTGCGCGCCCACCTGCAGGAACGCGGCGAGGCCAGCCTGGCCGTCGGCCACGAGCTGGGCCGGCAGGCGTTACAGCACCGCATCAGCATGCTCGACATCATCGAGAACCACTTCCAGCTGGTCGGGGAACTGTCGAAGAACTCGCACTTCGACGCGCCCGCCGCACTGCACTTCCTGCTGCAGACACTTGCTGCCCTCGACGTCGCGACTCGCGGATTCCTCGACAGCGCAAGGCGTTACGAGGAACAGCGAGCCCGCGCCGACCGGCTCGCCGACCGCGACGAGTTCCGCAGCGCGTTGGTGAACTCTTTGCAGGAGGGGTTCTTCGTGGCCGATCACCGGGGCGCCGTCATCGAGATCAACGACGCGTTCGGCGAAATCACCGGCTACGCCGCCGACGGTTTGCCCTACCGGTGGCCGCACCCGTGGTTGGTCGACCGCAAAACGGCCAATCACCAGCAAGCCCTGCTGGTCCAGGGTGGCAGCGTGGCCTACGAGACGCCGATCCGGCATCGAGACGGCCACCTGACGTGGGTAGCGGTAAGCATCAACGCGGTGACTGAATATGCCGCCGAAAAAGACGTGTACGTCGGGACCATTCGCGACATCACCGCGCAGCGGGCCTTCGCGGCGCGCGAGAGTGCGGTGTTGCGGCTGGCGACGGCCGTGAGCGTGGCCAAGAACGTCGACGAGGTGCTGTCGATCACGCTCGACGAATGCCGGATGGCCCTCGATGTGCAGCGGGTGATCGCAGTCATGTGGCCGACCAACGGCGGCGAGCCCACCATTCGAGTAGCCGGCGAGCCGGCCGAGTCGAGTTGGCGCGAGCTCGATCCGTTACTGCGCCAGACGTTTGAAACGGCGCGGAATCAACTGCCGCTGACCGTCCAGACGGTTGAATGGGCCGATACACCCGGCAAATCGCGCGGTGTCATCGCGGTGCTCTCCGGCGCCGGGGATGTCGCGCTGTGGTTGGAGTTGCGGGTACCTCGCTGGATCAGCGCTGAGGACCGGCTGCTCGTCACGGTGCTCGTCGGTCACCTCGGCCTGGCGATACAGCATGTCCGGCAGTTCGAAACCGCCCGCAACACTTCGCTGACGTTGCAGCGCGCGATGCTCCCGAGCATGCAGCCTCCGGCCGGCTTCGCGGTTCGTTACGAGCCCGCGGTCCCGCCGCTGGAGATCGGCGGCGACTGGTATGACGTGCTGTCCCTCGACGAGAACCGAATTGGCATCGTGGTGGGCGACTGCGTGGGCCGCGGGCTGCCCGCCGCCGCGGTGATGGGTCAGCTGCGCAGCTCGGCGCGTGCTCTGTTGCTGACCGGAGCCGAACCCGCGTTGCTGCTCGAAGACCTCGACGCGGCGGCTGAGGTGATTCCGGGCGCGTACTGCACGACGGTCTTTTTAGCCATCCTCGACTTCAAAACCGGACTGCTGCGGTACAGCAACGCGGGTCACATGCCCGCGCTGTTCGCGACGCGGGACGCCGGGACAACGTTGCTGGCCGAGGCTCGGTCGGTGCCGCTGGCGGTGCACCGCGATCACCCCCGACCGCAAGCCTCCCAGGTGTTGCCGCCCGGCTCGACGCTGATCGTGTTCACCGACGGCCTCATCGAACGCAAACACGAGTCGATCGATGCCGGGATCGCGCGCGTGGCAAAGGTCTTGACAGACACCATGGATTTGCCCGTCGACCACCTCGCCGACGCGGTGCTGCGCGAGCTGGCCCCGGCAGCCGGATACGACGACGATGTCGCCATGGTGGTCTACCGGTGCCCGCAGGCCGCGCTGCGACTCGAAACCGGCGCCGCCGCAGCCGAGCTGGCCGACGTGCGGGATCGTCTCACCGCATGGCTTGAGTCCTGCGCCGTCCCCGGGCCGCTAATCGCCGATGTCGTGCTCGCCGTCTACGAGGCGTGCGCCAACAGCGCCGAACATGCCTATCGGGGACTGAGCACCGGACAGGTGCGCGTCGACGTCGACATCGCCGGCGGCGAAATCCGCGCGCGGGTCGCCGATTCCGGCTCCTGGAAAACACCACCACCCGAGTCCGGGCCACGCGGGCAGGGGCTGAAATTGATCAACGCGGTCAGCGACCGGGTTGAGCTGGACAGCGGTGAGTCCGGAACGACGATCACGATGAGCTTTCGGCTACCGTCGGCGCCGACCAACTAG
- a CDS encoding diacylglycerol kinase translates to MAIRVAQIGTGNVGAHALKALITNPQFQLTAVWVSSDTKAGKDAAELAGLADSTGVLASTDLDAVLATGPQCAVYTAMADNRLPEALDDYRRILAAGVNVVGSGPVFLQYPWQVIPEELIAPLEDAAREGNSSLFVNGIDPGFANDLLPLAFAGTCQSIEQVRCMEIVDYATYDSAVVMFDVMGFGKPLDETPMLLQPGVLSMAWGSVVRQLAAGLGISLDEVTERYTREPAPEDFDIASGHIPKGSAAALRFEVLGMAGGRPAVVLEHVTRLRDDLCPEWPQPAQPGGSYRIEITGEPSYAVDICLSSRRGDHNHAGLVATAMRIVNAIPAVVAAPAGIRTTLDLPLVSARGLYAPG, encoded by the coding sequence ATGGCCATTCGCGTCGCTCAGATCGGCACCGGCAACGTCGGCGCCCATGCGCTCAAAGCGCTGATCACCAACCCGCAATTCCAGCTCACCGCCGTGTGGGTGTCCTCTGACACCAAGGCCGGCAAAGATGCGGCTGAGCTTGCCGGACTTGCGGATTCGACCGGTGTACTGGCGAGCACCGACCTCGACGCGGTGCTGGCAACCGGGCCGCAGTGCGCCGTCTACACCGCGATGGCCGACAACCGGCTACCCGAGGCGCTCGACGACTATCGCCGCATCCTGGCCGCCGGGGTCAACGTCGTCGGCAGCGGCCCCGTCTTTTTGCAATACCCCTGGCAGGTGATCCCTGAAGAACTCATTGCGCCGTTGGAAGATGCTGCGCGCGAAGGTAATTCGAGCCTCTTCGTCAACGGGATCGACCCCGGTTTCGCCAACGACTTGCTGCCGCTGGCTTTCGCCGGCACCTGCCAGAGCATCGAGCAGGTGCGCTGCATGGAGATCGTCGACTACGCCACCTACGACAGCGCGGTGGTGATGTTCGACGTGATGGGCTTCGGCAAGCCGCTCGACGAGACCCCGATGCTGCTGCAGCCGGGTGTGCTGAGCATGGCGTGGGGTTCGGTGGTGCGCCAGCTTGCGGCCGGCCTCGGCATTTCGCTCGACGAGGTCACCGAGCGCTACACCCGCGAACCGGCGCCCGAAGACTTCGACATTGCCTCCGGCCATATCCCCAAGGGCAGCGCCGCAGCGCTACGGTTCGAGGTGCTCGGTATGGCCGGGGGCCGGCCCGCAGTGGTGCTCGAACACGTCACCCGGTTGCGCGACGACCTGTGCCCGGAATGGCCGCAACCCGCCCAGCCCGGCGGCTCCTACCGCATCGAAATCACCGGTGAACCGTCGTACGCGGTGGACATCTGCCTGAGCAGCCGCCGTGGCGATCACAACCACGCCGGGCTGGTGGCGACCGCGATGCGCATCGTCAACGCGATTCCCGCCGTGGTGGCCGCACCGGCCGGTATCCGCACCACGCTGGACTTGCCGCTGGTCTCCGCGCGGGGCCTCTATGCGCCCGGCTAA